Proteins encoded in a region of the Lycorma delicatula isolate Av1 chromosome 6, ASM4794821v1, whole genome shotgun sequence genome:
- the mRpL52 gene encoding mitochondrial ribosomal protein L52, which produces MMSVYRYGRLSVMSNFVPCRNYNPTNKINREGRKWREQHKLPSHINHHKSLLDGADYRFLDGRLTPYGSKQYRRLLAQRSLAEQIVEFKGEVDFAVDRFKRIEEEKKQEIKNILNKKLKPKGGFLK; this is translated from the exons atgatgtCCGTATATCGTTATGGCAGACTTA gtgtCATGAGCAATTTCGTACCTTGCAGAAACTACAAtccaactaataaaattaatagagaagGAAGAAAATGGAGAGAACA ACACAAACTTCCATCACATATAAATCATCATAAATCTTTATTAGATGGTGCTGATTATAGATTTTTAGATGGGAGACTTACACCTTATGGATCTAAACAGTATCGACGTTTACTGGCTCAAAGATCTTTAGCA gaACAAATTGTTGAGTTTAAAGGAGAGGTAGATTTTGCTGTTGATAGATTTAAAAGgattgaagaagagaaaaaacaggaaattaagaatattttgaataaaaaattaaaacccaaaggtggatttttaaaataa